One stretch of Alcaligenes aquatilis DNA includes these proteins:
- the ychF gene encoding redox-regulated ATPase YchF: protein MALQCGIVGLPNVGKSTLFNALTKAGIAAENYPFCTIEPNVGVVEVPDQRLQDLAKIVNPERILPAVVEFVDIAGLVAGASKGEGLGNQFLANIRETDATVHVVRCFADENVIHVAGKVDPLADIEIINTELALADLGVVEKALHRNQKLARSGDKDAAKLVALLERIEKALGEGKSVRSLKLDEDELHQIKSYGFITAKPTMYVANVKEDGFTNNPHLEAVQNYAAADGAPVVAVCAAVEAEIAELDDADKLEFLSDLGMEEPGLNRVIRAAYSLLGLQTYFTAGVKEVRAWTIRVGDTAPQAAGVIHTDFERGFIRAQTIAFEDFVACKGEQGAKEAGKMRAEGKEYVVKDGDVLNFLFNV from the coding sequence ATGGCACTGCAATGCGGCATCGTTGGCTTGCCCAACGTTGGTAAATCCACTCTGTTCAACGCTCTGACCAAAGCCGGCATTGCGGCTGAAAACTACCCTTTCTGCACCATCGAACCGAACGTCGGCGTGGTCGAGGTTCCAGATCAGCGTTTGCAAGATCTGGCCAAGATTGTGAACCCCGAGCGCATTTTGCCTGCTGTGGTGGAATTTGTGGACATCGCTGGTCTGGTTGCTGGTGCCTCCAAGGGCGAAGGTTTGGGTAACCAGTTCCTGGCCAACATCCGCGAAACCGACGCTACCGTGCATGTAGTGCGCTGTTTTGCCGATGAGAACGTCATTCACGTAGCCGGTAAAGTGGACCCCCTGGCTGATATTGAAATCATCAACACCGAATTGGCGTTGGCTGACCTGGGCGTGGTTGAAAAAGCCTTACACCGTAATCAGAAGCTGGCTCGCTCAGGCGATAAAGACGCTGCCAAGCTGGTAGCCTTGCTCGAACGTATCGAGAAAGCGCTGGGCGAAGGCAAGTCCGTGCGTTCGCTGAAGTTGGACGAAGACGAGCTGCACCAGATTAAATCCTACGGCTTCATCACCGCCAAGCCCACTATGTACGTGGCTAACGTGAAAGAAGATGGCTTTACCAACAACCCGCACCTGGAAGCCGTGCAGAACTACGCTGCGGCTGATGGCGCTCCAGTGGTGGCCGTCTGTGCTGCCGTAGAAGCTGAAATCGCTGAACTGGACGACGCCGACAAGCTCGAATTTCTGTCCGACCTGGGCATGGAAGAGCCCGGCCTGAACCGTGTTATCCGCGCCGCCTACAGCCTGCTGGGTCTGCAAACCTACTTCACCGCAGGCGTCAAAGAAGTTCGCGCCTGGACGATCCGCGTGGGCGATACGGCCCCTCAAGCCGCTGGCGTGATCCACACTGATTTCGAGCGTGGCTTCATCCGTGCACAGACCATCGCCTTTGAGGACTTTGTCGCTTGCAAGGGTGAGCAAGGCGCCAAGGAAGCCGGCAAGATGCGCGCTGAAGGTAAGGAATATGTCGTCAAAGATGGCGACGTGCTGAACTTCCTGTTCAACGTCTGA
- the pth gene encoding aminoacyl-tRNA hydrolase — protein sequence MSEPIRLIVGLGNPGPEYETTRHNAGFWLADQLADDLHATFNLEKSFFAWVAKARFEGENVIIAKPITFMNKSGQAAGALMRFYKLKPEQVLVLHDELDLLPGQVKIKKGGGHAGHNGLRDIQSAFGTPDFWRLRLGIGHPRTLGLAQQVVNFVLHTPRNEELREIEDGMNRCRVMMPALLRGDFEQATRQLYAPQKA from the coding sequence ATGTCTGAGCCTATCCGTTTGATTGTTGGCCTGGGTAATCCTGGCCCCGAGTATGAAACCACCCGTCACAATGCGGGGTTTTGGTTGGCAGACCAGTTGGCCGATGATCTGCATGCGACGTTCAACCTGGAAAAGTCCTTTTTCGCCTGGGTGGCTAAAGCGCGTTTTGAAGGTGAGAACGTCATCATCGCCAAACCTATTACCTTCATGAACAAGTCCGGACAAGCCGCCGGTGCTTTGATGCGTTTTTACAAACTCAAGCCCGAACAAGTGCTGGTTCTGCACGATGAGCTGGATTTATTGCCGGGTCAGGTCAAGATAAAAAAAGGCGGTGGACACGCCGGACATAATGGTCTGCGTGACATCCAGTCTGCCTTTGGTACACCAGATTTCTGGCGCTTGCGCTTAGGCATTGGTCACCCCCGCACCTTGGGCTTGGCTCAGCAAGTGGTGAATTTTGTTCTGCATACCCCCCGCAATGAAGAGCTGCGTGAGATTGAAGACGGTATGAATCGTTGCCGAGTCATGATGCCTGCTTTGCTGCGTGGCGACTTTGAGCAGGCGACCCGCCAGCTTTATGCACCCCAGAAGGCTTGA
- a CDS encoding type II CAAX prenyl endopeptidase Rce1 family protein has product MKPAPSSQMRFRDELKDFFYFLRHPRSARRLPGRAQGDGWYLDWFAPLPWKRLLQWAGMLWLINALVLGPIAVSVAGVGGAQHRLDPTRIPWVQAIIWAPIVEELVFRFVLRRPSQWLTVVPLAVFLMFQGPSWWLIQGLLVLCLAVWISRYTGMPRQALPAGSRWWRKLVGALQGRAWRFSSMRRYWRFFPWVFYGATLAFGALHLYNFQLNSMSWYLLPLLVLPQCLTGLVLAWLRVRRGIGASIVLHAIFNGGPVLLIIGLLKLFDGIPV; this is encoded by the coding sequence ATGAAGCCAGCGCCAAGCAGCCAGATGCGTTTCCGGGACGAGCTTAAAGATTTCTTTTACTTTCTGCGTCACCCACGCAGCGCCCGGCGCTTGCCTGGCAGAGCGCAGGGCGATGGCTGGTATCTGGACTGGTTTGCCCCCTTGCCCTGGAAACGTCTGCTGCAATGGGCGGGCATGCTTTGGTTGATTAATGCGCTGGTACTGGGGCCAATTGCTGTCTCGGTAGCGGGTGTGGGCGGCGCGCAGCATCGTCTGGACCCGACGCGTATTCCCTGGGTGCAAGCCATTATCTGGGCACCTATTGTGGAAGAACTGGTTTTTCGTTTTGTGCTTAGACGGCCATCACAATGGCTGACAGTTGTTCCGCTGGCGGTGTTTCTGATGTTTCAGGGACCAAGCTGGTGGTTGATACAAGGTTTGCTGGTCTTGTGCCTGGCGGTCTGGATCAGCCGTTATACCGGCATGCCACGCCAGGCTTTGCCCGCCGGCAGCCGTTGGTGGCGCAAACTGGTGGGTGCCTTGCAGGGAAGGGCGTGGCGCTTTTCGTCTATGCGACGCTATTGGCGTTTCTTTCCCTGGGTGTTTTATGGTGCAACACTGGCCTTTGGCGCGCTGCATTTGTATAACTTTCAGCTCAACAGCATGAGCTGGTATTTGCTGCCTTTGCTGGTGTTGCCCCAATGCCTGACAGGGCTGGTACTGGCCTGGCTGCGAGTGCGTCGCGGCATTGGTGCCTCGATCGTACTTCATGCCATCTTTAATGGTGGCCCGGTCTTGCTGATTATTGGCCTGCTCAAGCTGTTTGACGGCATTCCTGTCTAA
- a CDS encoding 50S ribosomal protein L25/general stress protein Ctc: protein MKFTATSRDVQGTSASRRLRHAGQVPAIVYGGEEQPVVISLDHNEIYHNLRKEAFHASILTMELDGKAEKVLLRSVQWHPYKQQVLHVDFQRVLASQAITTKVPLNFEGGDVCPAVKLSGQVISHILTELEITCLPANLPASITVDLSGMTANANLHLDSIKLPRGVTYAGNDTNPLLAAALPVGGGAAASEETEESAE, encoded by the coding sequence ATGAAATTCACCGCTACGTCGCGTGATGTACAAGGTACGAGTGCGAGCCGCCGCCTGCGTCACGCTGGCCAAGTTCCTGCTATTGTTTACGGTGGCGAAGAACAGCCCGTCGTGATCTCTTTGGATCATAACGAGATTTACCACAACCTGCGCAAAGAAGCCTTCCACGCTTCCATCCTGACCATGGAATTGGACGGCAAAGCTGAGAAAGTGCTGTTGCGCTCGGTTCAGTGGCACCCCTACAAACAGCAAGTTCTGCACGTTGATTTCCAACGCGTTCTGGCTTCGCAAGCTATTACCACCAAAGTTCCTCTGAACTTTGAAGGTGGCGATGTGTGCCCAGCCGTCAAGCTGAGCGGCCAAGTCATCAGCCACATCCTGACCGAGCTGGAAATCACCTGCTTGCCAGCTAACCTGCCTGCGTCCATCACTGTGGACCTGAGCGGCATGACTGCCAACGCCAACCTGCACCTGGACAGCATCAAGCTGCCACGTGGCGTGACTTACGCTGGCAATGACACCAACCCTCTGCTGGCTGCTGCTTTGCCAGTTGGCGGTGGTGCTGCTGCTTCGGAAGAAACAGAAGAAAGCGCCGAGTAA
- a CDS encoding Fic family protein, with protein MHSLTPEYLAALRFDGTQAATLRTLGEYQGKQQLYAAQSPEALKGLRQIAVVESTESSNRLEGVVVAPSRLKSLVIRNATPKSRSEQEIAGYRDALALIHESTAHMPFSEGVVLQLHTLLYRYMPQAGGRWKATNNDIIERHPDGTSRLRFQPVAAHLTPIAMTDLAGRYATALDQHLADPLVLVPLAMLDFLCIHPFPDGNGRMSRLLALLLLYHFDYAVGRYISLERIFEETKEGYYETLEASSQGWHQGQHDVKPWLDYFWGALLRAYREFEERVGTIERGRGSKGDRVRTEVLGRTLPFSISEIEEACPGVSRDMVRLVLRAMKSEGLIESTGKGRGAKWKRITAGTSDSTAVLAIGHKMDQ; from the coding sequence ATGCACTCGCTCACACCCGAGTACCTTGCCGCGCTTCGCTTCGATGGCACTCAGGCCGCCACGTTGCGCACACTGGGCGAGTACCAGGGTAAGCAGCAACTCTACGCTGCGCAGTCGCCCGAAGCCCTCAAGGGGCTACGCCAGATCGCGGTGGTGGAGTCCACCGAGTCGTCCAACCGGCTGGAAGGTGTTGTCGTAGCGCCTTCGCGGCTGAAGTCTCTGGTCATCCGCAACGCAACACCAAAGAGCCGCTCCGAACAGGAGATCGCCGGCTACCGTGACGCCCTGGCGTTGATCCACGAATCGACCGCGCACATGCCCTTCAGCGAGGGCGTAGTGCTGCAACTCCACACCCTGCTGTACCGCTATATGCCGCAGGCGGGCGGGCGCTGGAAGGCTACCAATAACGACATCATCGAACGTCACCCGGACGGCACGTCACGTCTACGCTTCCAGCCGGTCGCTGCGCACCTCACACCCATAGCTATGACCGATCTGGCCGGGCGCTACGCCACCGCGCTGGATCAGCACCTGGCCGACCCCCTCGTACTGGTGCCGTTGGCGATGCTCGACTTCCTGTGCATTCACCCCTTCCCGGACGGCAACGGTCGCATGTCCCGCTTGCTGGCCCTGCTGCTGCTTTACCACTTCGACTATGCCGTGGGGCGCTACATCAGTTTGGAACGTATCTTCGAGGAAACCAAGGAAGGCTATTACGAGACGCTGGAAGCCAGCTCGCAGGGCTGGCACCAGGGGCAGCACGACGTAAAGCCCTGGCTAGACTACTTCTGGGGTGCCTTGCTACGGGCCTACCGTGAGTTCGAGGAGCGCGTCGGCACCATCGAACGGGGACGTGGCAGCAAAGGCGACCGAGTGCGGACGGAAGTTCTGGGGCGCACCCTGCCGTTCTCGATTTCCGAGATTGAAGAAGCCTGCCCGGGCGTGAGCCGGGACATGGTTCGACTAGTGCTGCGAGCGATGAAATCAGAGGGGTTGATCGAATCGACTGGCAAGGGGCGAGGTGCGAAATGGAAGCGCATCACAGCAGGCACCTCCGATAGTACAGCGGTTCTGGCGATTGGCCACAAGATGGATCAGTGA
- a CDS encoding tyrosine-type recombinase/integrase has product MPENLLTDLKVRSAKSTDRDWKLSDGGGLFLLVKPTGGKLWRWKYRLQGKESLFAIGGFPQVSLAEARAAREKARALVKQGIHPAHERQQVKQRNLEALEERKRARESSFAKVAQAYLAEIKPVFAFSSYRTKESRIRKYLSPKFDGMPMSDIGVKQIRPLLEECKAHGAWAAIHVKGDLSAIFEFAVVRGLVEANPIPSLRGLLRVPFSESKAAMTREQIQKFYQELRGYRGYPETSLCLRLIALTACRPGEAADAEWDEFDFEDALWRRPAAKMKARRDHVSPLSTQVIAVLKDLQHITGDGRYLFPHRSGNGFTTPNRLTYAMRDMNLGRGTTPHCWRTTFSTWANESGYRPDAIERQLAHVESNKVRATYNKALLLDQRRTLLQNWADYLGAAEGNGTA; this is encoded by the coding sequence ATGCCCGAAAATCTACTCACCGACCTCAAGGTCAGGTCGGCCAAATCGACTGATCGAGACTGGAAACTTTCAGACGGCGGGGGCCTGTTCCTGCTGGTCAAGCCCACCGGCGGCAAGCTTTGGCGGTGGAAGTACCGCCTGCAAGGAAAGGAGAGCCTCTTTGCCATTGGCGGCTTTCCTCAAGTAAGTCTTGCGGAGGCGCGCGCTGCCCGCGAGAAGGCGCGCGCGTTGGTCAAGCAAGGCATCCATCCTGCCCATGAGCGGCAGCAGGTCAAGCAGCGCAACCTCGAAGCGCTGGAGGAACGTAAGCGCGCCCGTGAAAGCTCGTTCGCCAAGGTGGCGCAAGCGTACCTGGCCGAGATCAAGCCAGTCTTTGCGTTCAGTTCCTACCGCACGAAAGAATCCCGCATCAGGAAGTACCTGTCGCCCAAGTTCGATGGGATGCCGATGAGCGACATTGGGGTCAAGCAGATTCGTCCGCTGCTGGAGGAATGCAAGGCACATGGCGCGTGGGCGGCCATTCACGTCAAAGGTGATCTTTCGGCGATCTTTGAGTTTGCGGTGGTGCGGGGGCTGGTCGAGGCAAATCCAATTCCCAGCCTGCGCGGGCTGCTACGCGTGCCGTTCAGCGAGAGCAAGGCGGCGATGACGCGAGAGCAAATCCAGAAGTTCTATCAGGAGTTGCGCGGCTACCGTGGCTATCCGGAAACTTCATTGTGCCTGCGGTTGATTGCGCTGACCGCCTGCCGTCCAGGGGAAGCGGCGGATGCTGAGTGGGACGAGTTCGACTTTGAGGATGCACTCTGGCGTCGGCCAGCGGCGAAGATGAAGGCGCGGCGTGACCATGTCAGTCCGTTGTCCACGCAGGTCATAGCGGTGCTGAAAGACTTGCAGCACATCACGGGTGACGGGCGCTATCTGTTTCCGCACCGAAGCGGAAATGGCTTCACTACGCCCAATCGGCTTACCTATGCGATGCGTGATATGAATCTGGGTCGAGGCACGACGCCGCATTGCTGGCGGACGACCTTTTCGACCTGGGCCAATGAGAGCGGATACCGGCCTGATGCGATTGAGCGGCAGCTTGCCCACGTGGAAAGCAACAAGGTGCGGGCGACGTACAACAAGGCGCTGCTGCTGGATCAGAGAAGGACGCTGTTACAGAACTGGGCGGACTACCTGGGTGCTGCGGAGGGCAACGGCACAGCATAG
- a CDS encoding DEAD/DEAH box helicase, which produces MDNVFQFRDQLIERYGSFSRSFVRIAAPDIQAEVEHQYAQGRYWPEPLVQINPNYQRQGTVQNLAAQGVLHAACAEIFQAGKSEGSPEPLHLYKHQMEALAKGQERQSYVVTTGTGSGKSLSFFIPIIDRILKAKQSDGKARTRAIVIYPMNALANSQLEELDKFLHGYAPELRPFTVKRYTGQESKAERSAIADDPPDILLTNFMMLEYILTRFDEVDRRVVEHCEGLEFLVLDELHTYRGRQGADVALLVRRLRERLKAEQLVCIGTSATMSSTGSQADRNRVVADVASKLFGTQISEHDVIGETLERVTNPLKDVNAIRTELPAAITRKQDIWADFDAFRNDPLSIWVELNLGIELPADEPPRRARPMMLEEASRRLAEDAGCQPEAARTALQRFLVAAHDVRTPQGRPPFAFKLHQFISGPGKVLTTLEARGKRHVTLDAQRFAPGRQQENVLLYPTHFCRDCGQEYLPVWHAQQPVSFSSREIDDIAAEDDASYGFLCPLVPGQQYGGLLEDLPETWIDLSRSEPKIKPAYKNAVPYMVTVDAKGQTGSGAEFWFIPGKFRFCLNCGTTHEAHGKDANRLSSLSGEGRSSATTMIALAALQQLFALSETAPGQPDSRKLLGFTDNRQDAALQAGHFNDFIFLLTLRAGLIGALQGSGGQLDEEHLAESVFKALGFQGVDEATLVEYLRTPKLMGLARQEAQRTLRFIIAYRLLRDLRRGWRFNNPNLDQLGLLQIRYRDLDAFCADASIFAANSTLTKLTTVQRTVLFELLFDALRRHLCLESRYLDPVEQDKARTSAHTYLNERWAFVPDEKLDTGRYLILGKRPEYKGKPRTDLVTGGPRSRLLRQIKTAAFWRNSACASEVAQWKDVEWAKLIEALLESAKDYGYVQRQPIDAQLAGWRLNAAALDWCLIADQPQTDSNRINQYFRTLYLGIADLLRRPSHPLFDFEAQEHTAQVDAPRRQLLEQRFRYTEKDRQDWAQNPAHEAPLERLPVMFCSPTMELGVDISALNTVYLRNVPPTPANYAQRSGRAGRSGQQALVITYCAALSPHDQWFFHNAEQMVHGVVRAPTLDLSNRDLIDSHLQAVWLASTQVPLDDSIAPMLDLDKPGKPLKQPLHEGLRAQAVQQRALASADRVIDQLEGELEGSAWFTPDYVRQVIDNAAQAFSGALERWRVLFDATRQQMDMADRIVRSHTASHTERQNAQRRYGDAARQYAVLLKSGNGQNNDFYTYRYLASQGFLPGYNFPRLPLMAWIPARGGQAVNGKDDEGSMVSRPRFLALSEFGPRSLIYHQGRMYRVVRAKLNVGNTDHISGNSQLATIASLVCSQCGYGHLGEPGGEQPLVNRCENCDALLTEHDWVRELYRIETVETVATERISINDEERQRQGFELQTTYRFLPGPDGRIQQQKATIQQGEDVLGELTYAPAAQIWRINRGWRRRKDKEQLGFYINPITGTWSKQDAPDGEDDQGGDDALLEKVPNQRIVPFVEDHRNLLIFAPVHALPLEAMATLQAALKRGIEMIFQIEESELVVEPLPKSDERRALLFYEAAEGGAGVLTRLANNRDDLALVASNALQLIHYRKPQSGIWTLEDLPSLEQTDALGNHQCEAGCYQCLLSYFNQPDHEHINRRNADALKLLVALANAQVQPVECSEAPVAATILADEPLDAWLSALSQAGAVQPDAVNVSVNNGAATAAAQYKASRTLVFLSAVDEQTASLLQDKGWQVLDFSDASRWSQQFAAHADVFGSKE; this is translated from the coding sequence ATGGATAACGTTTTCCAATTCCGCGACCAGCTCATCGAACGATACGGCAGCTTTTCCCGCAGTTTCGTTCGCATCGCTGCGCCTGATATCCAAGCCGAGGTCGAACATCAATATGCGCAAGGTCGCTATTGGCCTGAACCGCTGGTGCAGATCAACCCGAATTACCAACGCCAGGGCACGGTGCAGAACCTGGCGGCGCAGGGGGTCTTGCACGCTGCCTGCGCAGAGATCTTCCAGGCCGGGAAGTCTGAAGGTTCGCCAGAACCCCTGCATCTTTACAAGCACCAGATGGAAGCCTTGGCCAAAGGCCAGGAACGCCAAAGCTATGTGGTCACGACCGGAACGGGGTCGGGGAAGTCCCTGTCCTTTTTCATCCCGATCATCGACCGCATTCTCAAGGCCAAGCAATCCGATGGCAAAGCACGTACCAGGGCCATTGTCATCTATCCGATGAATGCTCTGGCCAACAGCCAGCTGGAAGAACTCGACAAGTTTCTGCATGGCTATGCGCCAGAGCTTCGTCCCTTCACTGTCAAGCGCTACACCGGCCAGGAAAGCAAGGCGGAACGCAGCGCCATCGCGGATGACCCGCCCGATATCCTGCTCACTAACTTCATGATGCTGGAGTACATCCTCACGCGCTTCGACGAAGTGGATCGGCGTGTGGTGGAACACTGCGAGGGACTTGAGTTCCTGGTGCTGGATGAGTTGCATACCTATCGTGGCCGTCAAGGGGCGGACGTTGCCTTGCTAGTGCGGCGCCTGCGAGAGCGCTTGAAAGCCGAGCAACTGGTCTGCATCGGCACGTCGGCCACCATGTCCAGCACAGGTAGCCAAGCCGACCGCAACCGCGTGGTGGCCGATGTGGCTAGCAAACTTTTTGGCACCCAGATCAGCGAGCATGACGTCATCGGCGAGACCTTGGAGCGCGTCACCAACCCGCTCAAGGACGTCAACGCCATCCGCACAGAACTACCGGCGGCCATTACGCGAAAGCAGGATATCTGGGCTGACTTCGACGCCTTTCGCAATGATCCGTTATCCATCTGGGTGGAATTGAACCTGGGTATCGAACTACCTGCCGACGAGCCTCCTAGGCGGGCGAGACCCATGATGCTGGAAGAGGCCAGCCGCCGTCTCGCCGAAGACGCGGGTTGCCAGCCTGAAGCCGCTCGCACCGCCCTGCAGCGATTCCTAGTGGCTGCCCATGATGTGCGCACGCCCCAGGGCAGGCCGCCTTTCGCGTTCAAGCTGCACCAGTTCATCAGCGGTCCCGGCAAGGTACTCACCACGCTGGAGGCGCGAGGTAAGCGCCATGTCACGCTCGATGCTCAGCGTTTCGCGCCGGGGCGACAGCAAGAGAATGTGCTGCTTTACCCGACGCACTTCTGCCGCGATTGCGGCCAGGAGTACCTACCTGTCTGGCACGCACAGCAACCGGTCAGCTTCAGCTCACGTGAAATCGACGATATCGCGGCAGAAGACGACGCCAGCTATGGCTTCCTGTGTCCTCTGGTGCCCGGGCAGCAATACGGTGGCCTGCTCGAAGATCTGCCGGAAACCTGGATCGACCTCAGCCGTAGCGAACCCAAAATCAAGCCAGCCTACAAGAATGCCGTTCCCTATATGGTCACGGTCGATGCCAAAGGGCAAACGGGCTCGGGGGCGGAGTTCTGGTTCATTCCGGGAAAATTCCGCTTTTGCCTGAACTGCGGTACGACACACGAAGCCCACGGCAAGGATGCCAACCGCCTCTCCAGCCTGTCTGGCGAAGGCCGCTCTTCGGCCACTACCATGATTGCCCTGGCGGCCTTGCAGCAATTGTTCGCACTTTCCGAAACTGCGCCAGGGCAGCCTGACTCACGCAAGTTGCTTGGATTTACCGACAACCGCCAGGATGCCGCTCTGCAGGCGGGACATTTCAACGACTTCATTTTCCTGCTGACGCTGCGTGCCGGCTTGATCGGCGCACTGCAGGGCAGCGGCGGCCAACTCGATGAAGAACACTTGGCCGAAAGCGTATTCAAGGCCCTCGGCTTTCAAGGGGTCGATGAAGCGACCTTGGTGGAGTATCTGCGCACCCCCAAGCTCATGGGACTGGCCCGACAAGAAGCGCAACGCACATTGCGCTTCATCATCGCCTACCGGCTACTGCGTGATCTGCGGCGTGGCTGGCGCTTCAATAATCCGAATCTGGATCAACTCGGCCTGTTGCAGATTCGGTATCGAGATCTGGATGCCTTTTGCGCTGACGCCAGCATCTTTGCTGCAAACAGCACCTTGACCAAATTGACGACAGTGCAGCGGACAGTTTTGTTCGAACTACTGTTCGACGCCTTGCGCCGCCATCTGTGCCTGGAAAGTCGTTACCTCGACCCGGTTGAGCAGGACAAGGCACGCACCAGCGCCCACACCTACCTGAATGAACGTTGGGCCTTCGTTCCAGACGAGAAACTCGATACCGGCCGCTATCTCATCCTCGGCAAGCGCCCGGAATACAAGGGCAAGCCGCGCACCGACTTGGTGACAGGTGGTCCACGTTCCCGTCTGCTACGGCAAATAAAGACGGCCGCCTTCTGGCGCAACAGCGCCTGCGCCAGCGAGGTCGCGCAGTGGAAAGATGTCGAGTGGGCTAAGCTGATCGAAGCGCTGCTGGAGTCCGCCAAGGACTATGGTTATGTGCAGCGCCAACCTATCGACGCCCAGCTCGCAGGCTGGCGCCTGAACGCGGCTGCCCTGGACTGGTGCCTGATTGCCGATCAGCCGCAAACTGATAGCAATCGAATCAATCAGTATTTCCGCACCCTGTATCTCGGCATTGCCGACCTGCTGCGTCGGCCCTCGCATCCGCTGTTCGACTTCGAGGCCCAGGAACACACCGCCCAGGTGGATGCGCCACGCCGGCAACTGCTGGAGCAGCGCTTTCGCTACACCGAAAAGGACAGGCAGGATTGGGCGCAGAACCCGGCCCACGAAGCGCCGTTGGAACGTCTGCCGGTGATGTTCTGCTCCCCCACGATGGAGCTTGGCGTGGATATCTCCGCGCTCAACACCGTGTACCTGCGCAATGTGCCGCCGACCCCCGCCAACTACGCCCAGCGCAGCGGCCGTGCCGGTCGTTCGGGTCAGCAGGCGCTGGTCATCACCTACTGCGCGGCACTCAGTCCGCATGACCAGTGGTTCTTCCACAATGCCGAGCAAATGGTGCATGGCGTCGTGCGCGCGCCAACCCTCGATCTGAGCAACCGCGATCTCATCGACAGCCATCTGCAAGCGGTCTGGCTGGCCAGCACCCAGGTGCCGCTGGACGACAGCATTGCGCCTATGCTGGATCTTGACAAGCCCGGCAAACCACTGAAGCAGCCCTTGCACGAAGGGCTCCGGGCGCAGGCTGTCCAGCAGCGGGCCTTGGCCAGTGCCGACCGGGTCATCGACCAGCTTGAGGGCGAGCTTGAAGGCAGCGCCTGGTTCACGCCTGACTATGTGCGCCAGGTCATCGACAACGCGGCGCAAGCGTTCTCTGGGGCGCTGGAGCGCTGGCGCGTGCTGTTCGATGCCACCCGCCAACAGATGGATATGGCTGATCGCATCGTCAGGAGCCATACCGCCTCGCACACTGAGCGCCAAAATGCCCAGCGCCGTTACGGCGACGCCGCGCGGCAGTACGCCGTGTTGCTCAAGTCCGGCAACGGCCAGAATAACGACTTCTACACCTATCGCTACTTGGCCAGCCAGGGCTTCCTGCCAGGCTACAACTTCCCGCGTCTGCCGCTGATGGCCTGGATTCCCGCCCGTGGCGGCCAGGCCGTCAACGGCAAGGATGACGAAGGCAGCATGGTCAGCCGGCCGCGCTTCCTGGCCCTGTCCGAATTCGGCCCCCGCAGCCTCATTTATCACCAGGGCCGCATGTACCGCGTGGTGCGTGCCAAACTCAACGTAGGCAATACAGACCACATTTCCGGCAACAGCCAGTTGGCCACCATTGCCTCGTTGGTGTGCAGCCAGTGCGGCTACGGCCATCTCGGCGAGCCGGGCGGCGAACAGCCGCTGGTCAATCGCTGCGAGAACTGCGACGCCTTGCTCACCGAGCACGATTGGGTGCGCGAGCTCTACCGTATCGAAACCGTAGAAACTGTGGCCACCGAGCGCATTTCCATCAACGACGAGGAGCGTCAGCGTCAGGGCTTTGAGCTGCAAACCACCTACCGCTTCCTGCCCGGCCCCGATGGCCGTATCCAGCAGCAGAAGGCCACGATCCAACAAGGCGAGGACGTGCTGGGCGAGCTCACCTACGCGCCCGCTGCGCAAATCTGGCGCATCAACCGCGGCTGGCGCAGGCGCAAGGACAAGGAGCAACTGGGCTTCTACATCAACCCCATCACGGGCACCTGGAGCAAGCAGGATGCACCGGATGGGGAAGACGATCAGGGCGGCGACGATGCTTTGCTGGAGAAGGTGCCCAACCAGCGCATCGTTCCTTTTGTGGAAGATCATCGCAATCTGCTGATCTTCGCTCCCGTACATGCCTTGCCTCTGGAGGCCATGGCGACGTTGCAGGCCGCACTCAAGCGCGGCATCGAAATGATCTTCCAGATCGAGGAATCCGAACTGGTGGTCGAGCCACTGCCGAAGTCCGACGAGCGCCGCGCCTTGCTGTTCTACGAAGCGGCGGAAGGCGGTGCGGGTGTGCTCACTCGCTTGGCAAACAATCGCGACGACCTTGCACTCGTAGCCAGCAATGCCCTGCAACTGATTCACTATCGCAAACCGCAGAGCGGCATTTGGACGCTGGAAGATCTGCCGTCGCTGGAACAGACCGATGCACTTGGCAATCATCAGTGCGAAGCCGGCTGCTATCAGTGCCTGCTGTCCTACTTCAACCAGCCGGATCACGAACACATCAACCGCCGCAATGCGGATGCGCTCAAGCTGCTGGTCGCGTTGGCCAATGCTCAGGTACAGCCTGTGGAATGCAGCGAGGCCCCCGTTGCAGCGACGATCTTGGCAGACGAGCCACTCGACGCCTGGCTGTCCGCGCTCAGCCAGGCAGGGGCCGTGCAACCTGATGCGGTCAACGTGTCCGTCAACAATGGCGCAGCCACTGCGGCGGCCCAGTACAAGGCATCTCGTACTTTGGTGTTTCTTTCCGCGGTGGATGAGCAGACCGCCAGCTTGTTGCAGGACAAAGGCTGGCAGGTGCTCGATTTTTCTGACGCTTCACGTTGGTCACAACAATTCGCCGCGCACGCCGATGTGTTCGGCTCCAAGGAATAA